The Hymenobacter monticola DNA segment GCAAGCCAATCACCCAGCCCCCGCCGTGGTAGTACACGATGACCGGAAACGGGCCGGTGCCGCTGGTAGGCGTGTAGAGGCGCACCAGAATGCCATCGGGGGCGGACTGGGGCGTGTATGCGCCGGGAATTAGGCGCTGCGTGGTAGTCACGGCCGCGGCCTTGGGCGAGCGGTTGTTCTTTTTCAGCAAGTCCCGCACCGCGTCGGTCACGGACGGGGCCATGCGCGCCTGCCGGGGCGTGAGCGTGGGCAGCGGCGGCGTGCTATAGCTCACGAACTGCTCGATGACGGCGCGCATCTGCGCGTCCATGGCCTCGCCGAAGGGCACGGTGGGGGTGCCGGTGGGCTGAATCAGGCCGGGCGCGGGCTCGTCGTTGTCGTCGTTGTTGCAGGCGGGCAGCGTGGCGCCGAGCAGCAGCAGGCAGATGCCCAGGCGGCCCCAGCGGGTGGCCGGGTGCCAGAGGCGTAGAGAAGAGGGATGTTTCATCACGGGTTGTGGGTAGGTAACTAATTAAGAATAAGCAGCAAAGGGGTTCAGGCCGCCTGCAGCCGCTTCACGAGAAGCTTCAGCCCCTGCCGCGCACGGGTCTTGACCGTGCCCAGCGGCAAACCCAGCTCCTCGGCGACTTCCTCCTGCGTGCAGCCCCCGAAATAGAGCAGGTCGAGCACGCACTGGTAGTGCGGGCGCAGCTGTCCGGGCCAGTCAGCCACGCCGATGTGCTCGGGCCGGAAACCCGGGGCGCTCAGCAGGTGCGCTTCCAGGCTTTCGTGCAGGGAATCGGTGCGCTGGCTGCGGCCGCGCTGCACGCGCACGTGGTCGATGGCGGCGTGCTTGCACACGTTCAGGGCCCAGGTGTAGAGGCGGCCCCGGGCGGGGTTGTACTGCGCGAAGGCAAACCAGATTTTAATCATGCTCTCCTGCAACACGTCTTCGGCCGCCGCCTGGTGCCGTACCAGGCGGTGAATGACGTGGAACAGGCTCAGCGCGTACCGGTCGTAGAACAGGGCCATGGCCGCTTCGTCGCGGCCGCGCAGGCGCTGGACCAGGTCCTGCTCCGTGTCAGCATAAGTAGAAGTTGGCATGCGCAAAACGGTAGTGGCAAACGGGTAAGGCCACTACCGGCTGTTTCCCTTCGCCTGGGTTGAGTCGCGGCCGTTTGGCCCGGACATGCCCGTGCATACGCCGGATGGGCCGGCGCGTGGGCTGTTGTGGGACGAATAGGACTATTTGCGGGGTGAATGGTACGCCCTTCGCTCGCGAAAAGCTTCACTCAGCTTAGAGCGCAAACCCCTTCAGAAAGCGCTGGATGTTCTCGGCGTAGCCGCGCGAGGAAGTCAGGTGGGTGCCGTCGTGCAGGGTCAGCAAGTACTCGCCGCGGGTCCAGGGACGCAGGTCCTTGAGGTAGCGCGTGTTGACAACCAGCGAGCGGTGCACGCGCAGAAAGCTGTTGGGGTCGAGGCGGCTTTCGAGTTGGCCGAGCGTGGCGCGCAACTGGTGCTGCCGCCCGTCGGCGTGCAGGGTGACGTAGTTGCCGCTGGCTTCCAGGTACTGCACCTGCTCGGCCGCCACGAAGTAGTAGTGCCCGGGCTGCTTGACAAGCAGCTGCTCGGCCGGCGGCGCGGGATGTGGCCGGCGCTGGGCTAGCAGGCGCCGTAGGTGGGCCAGGCACTCGTGGAACCGCTCCTCGTCCAGAGGCTTGAGCAGGTAGTCCACGGCGTGGGTTTCGAAGGCCTGCAGGGTGTACTGGTCGTAGGCCGTCACGAACACAACCAGCGGCCAGGGCCCGTCGCCCTCCAGCTGGCGCAGCACCTGCACTCCGCTCAGGTCGGGCATCTGCACATCCAGGAACACCACGTCCACGGCCGGGCCCTGCTGCAGGGCGGCCAGTGCTTCCGCGCCGTTGCGGCACTCCCCGCGTACGGCAAAGTCGGTCGTCTCGCCCAGCAGCTGGGCCAGGCGCCGGCGGGCCAGGGGTTCATCGTCAACGAGCAGGGCACGGAAGGGTTCCAAAGGCGAAGCGGGTAAGGTTAGGCAGTAGTAATGAAGGGCAAATCCAGCCAGACGGTGAAGCCCTGGCCCGCAGACGTGTCGATGCGCAGGCTGGCCCCGGCTCCGTGCAGGGCGCGCAGCCGGTCCTCGGTGTTGCGCAGGCCGATACCCCAGGCGCCGTCAAAGCCGGGTGCGCCCGGCCCATCGTCGTACACGCCCAGCTGCAGCCGCTCGCCTTGCCGCGTCGCCCGCAGGCACACGGTGCCGCCGTCGGGGTTGCGGGCAATGCCGTGGCGCACGGCGTTTTCCACCAGCGGCTGCAGCAGCAGGCTCGGCACCAGCGCGGGGCGGGTTTCCTGGTCCACCTCGTAGCAGAGCGTGAGCCGGTCGCTGAAGCGAATCTGTTCGATTTCCAGGTACAGGGCCGTGAACTGCAGTTCCTGCTCCAGGGTGACCTGCTGGGCGTCGGAGTGGTCGAGCACCACGCGCAGGAACTGGCCCAGCTTGCCCATCATCCGCTGCCCGGCCTTGGCGTCGTCGCCGGTCAGGGCGGCAATGGCGTTGAGGGCGTTGAAGAGAAAGTGGGGCTTGAGCTGCATCTTCAGCGCCTGCAGCTGGGCCTGCACCAGCTGGGTTTCCAGGCGGGCCGCTTCCAGGCTGCGGTTGCGGTACCGGTCGGAGTACTCCAGGGCGTAGGCCGCCAGCAGCAGCATCCAGTACATGGGCACCCACACGTTGAGCGAGGCCACGATGGCGGTCCAGCTCACCTCTGTGCCGGGCACGGCCAGCAGCCGCAGCATCAGCACATACACGGCCCGGTAGCCCACCGTCAGCGCGACCCCGGCCGCGACGTGCACCAGGAGCTTGACCAGTAAGCCGCGGCGGCCAGCGGTCAGGTCGAAGCGGGACGCCAGGGCAAACACCACCGGCGTGAGCAGCGCCCAGAGCAGGCTGTGCAGCAAGGGGCTCAGCACCACGGTGCGCCAGTGCACGGCCGCGCCCCGGCTAACCGCCTGGCCGTAGACAAGCCCCATCATGAACAAGGCAAACAACAGCCAGGCCAGCGCGATGCGTCCCCATTTCATGCGTTCCAGGTGCAGCATAACCGACAGGTGAGGCAACTCGGAGTTGCCAAAAGGTGAATCAACGGCCCGCCCCCGGCCAGGGTTGGCCAGCCCGGGGGCACGCGGCAGGCAGCGCCCCCGGTTGGCTTCCGGTCTGCTACTGCCCTGACGGCGCGAGCTTAGTCCGGCAGCTCATTGATGTCGCGGGGCTCCAGGCGGGGCTGGGCGTTCATGCGGTGGCGGTAGGCCGTGGAGGTTTCGTAGGCCTGGATGCGGGCCCGGTTGATGGAGCCCAGCGGCAGGTGCTCGGGCAGGCAGTGAAACGGATTAAACGAGAGCACATCATCGGCAAAGGCCCGGCGGGCTGGGCTGAAGGCCTCCTGGGCCGGAATAACGATTTTGCCCAGGGGCTGATAGGGGCTCTGGTCCTGGGGCCAGTCCACGGCGGCGTCTTCCACGGGCATGGCCTGCAGGTCGGTACAAAGTTGGGCGCGCAGCTCGTACTCGGCGCCCTGGGCGCGGAAGAAGTCCACCACCAGGTCGCGCCAGCCGGCTTGGTCGGTAATTTTCACCTGCTCGCCGGCCAGCGCCTGCACGTTGGCTGAGAGCGGGGCCACGCTGATTTTAGAGACGTAGTCGCCGAAGCGGATGGCGCCGAGCGTGGTGAAGGTTTCGCCCAGGATGTGGTTGTGCGGGTGGGGCGGCACCACCAGCGGAATTTCCTTCTTGATGCCCACGGCGTCGAGAGCTTGATTTACCAACGTGCCGGCCTCGGTCAGGAGCGTAGTGACCACCTCTGGAGCATGGATAAACACCTTTTCCTGGCGCAGCTGCATGTCGTGGTAGCTCTTGATGTCGCCGGTCGGAATGATGGTGTCGTTGACCAGCAGGAAGTCCTGGGTGACTTCGTCGGTCTGGTCGGGCAGGAACTTCCTGCCTTCCACCCCGATGATTTTCACGGCCATGCCCTTTACCGCCGATTGGGTATCGGAGTCGATGGAGCCGGGGGCCGAAGACAAGCGGATAATGACCGGGTACACTCGGGGCTGCCGGAACATGCCCTGGGCCAGGTGCGCGGGCAGGTTGGGGTAGACGTGCAGTTCGCCGCGCAGAATCCCGTGGCTTTTGGCGTGGGCGTCGCGGATGGCGTGGCGGTGCTTCTCAAACATGAAGCGGTTGACCCGGGCCATCGACTCGACGGTTTCGTCGATAAGCTGCTGCTCGTTGGGTTGAATTTCTTCCACTCCGGAATCGAAGCGGACGTAGGCGGTAGTGGGAAGGGACATAAACTGGGGGTTAAGTGGCTATGTCTTACCATACGCGCAGTATTGCCGTTTGGGATTGCTGCCCTGCTAAAGTGTGGGAGAGAGTTTACTTCATGGGTTCACCACTCCAACTCTTGCGTAGCTTGTTTGCTCACCTGGCTCTGATGAGCGGCCTGCTGCCGCTGCCGTGCTCCAGCACCTAGTTGCCACGTTGCTGGGCCACGGCGTCCAGCGCCTGGCTCACCTGGGCTATTTCGGGCTGGTCGGTGCGGTACGATACCTTCATTTCGGAGTGGCGCACGCCTTGCTCGTCGACGGTGCTCTGCAGCTCGCCAGCTTTGGCGCCGCTGGCAGTGATGGCCGCTTGCACGGCATCCGCCTGGCCCCGCTCACCCGCGGCGGTAACTGGCTCGTCCACCCGGATAATTACCTGCTTCTCGCTGCCGGGGCGGCCGGCGCTGACTTCTTCCTTTGCGGCCATGTCCAGGCTACGGTCCCAGTTCTGAGGCTGAATGGCTGCGGCTTCGGCAGCTAGCTGACGGGCGCTGCGGACAACATCGGGCAAGCAGTGAAACGAGTTGAATGGAAGTATGGCGTCGGCGAAGGCGCGGTGGGTGGGGTTGAATGCACTGAGATAAATGTCGGCTCCCATAGCCCCTCCCCTACTTGCCTTTAGCGGGCGGTCCGTGCTGCAAATAGTAGTTTACCGCTTCATCCACCAGCTCCTTCAAGTACACTCGGCGGCTGTGCAACATCAACTCCTCGTGGATGTAGGCCAGCGCAGCTCGTTGCGTTTCCCCTTCCAAGCGAATCAGCGACGGCTGCAGCCCGGACGGAGCCGCTTCGGCGGCTGGTGATTCTGCTTTGGGCGGTCGGCCCCGGCCCCGCTTTACTGCCTGCGTTGCGGGAGCAGTTGGCTTAGGAGTTGCTACTGCTGCAGCAACAGGCGCTGGAGCAGCAGCCTCTACTACTGGCGGAGCTATTGGGGCTGTTTCGGGTAACGGTACGGGCGCAAGCTCAGGATGCGGTGCAACTGCGGTAGTGGGCTCCGGGGCGGCTGGTGCGGCCGGCATATGGCCCGGCTGCCCGCGCAGCATGGACATCTTCTCGTCCGTGGAGATTTTCAAGCGTTGAATCTTGGCCATTACGCTACGAGTTCAGAGGTGAGTTGGGCCCGGGCAATCAGTTCGTCGCACAGGGCGCGCACTTCCGCTTCCACGGAAGCATCGGCCCCCACCGCCCGCCGATAGGCCGGGTTGAGGTAGCTGTAGCGGGTCGACAGGCGCTTGTAGCAGCCGAGCTGGCGCAGCGACGCCTGCAGGCGCGGCAAGCCCAGGGCGTCGGTGAATTCGTCCATGTCCTTTTCCTCTTTCAGGTTGGTGCGGTGCGAGTGCACACCAAAGAACTGGAAGTCCAGGCCCTGCTCCCGCGAGAGCCGGGAGATTTCCTGCAGCAATTGCATGAAAGAGATGGTGGCCAGACGCTCGGCGTCGGAGGCACCCACGGGCACGAGCACCACGTTGGCGCCGCTGAGCACATCAATCATGGCCGTGTCATCCGAGCGGCCCGGCACGTCGATGAATACCACGTCGTAATCGTCGCTGACCTCGTCGAGCCGGTCATACACTTGCCCCATGCCTACGGACTCCAGCGCATAGGGAAAGGCGGGCTCAGCCAGCGTGCCGGCTTCACGCTCCAACTCCACACTGGGCTGGTCGTTGGTGAGGCGCACCCCGGCCAGGGTTTGCTGGGAGTCGGCATCGACCACGAGCACACGGTAGCCATAGTCAGCGGCCAGCGCACCAGCCAGCACCGTGATGAGGGTACTCTTACCAATGCCGCCTTTCTGGTTGGCAACGCAAATGATTTTCATAAAGCGAGAGAACTAACAGGTAAAGCCGCAGCGGGCGTAAGCAGGTTGCAAAATAAGCACCTTGTTTCTCAATTTTCAAACTTACTTGTAAACTTGTTTTTTTATTTCCTAGAAAATAAGGTTATCAACTTCTAAATAAACAAACTGCTTATTTTCTTAAGTTACTTGTTTCTAATTTTACATGAAATATAATTTACAAGTTTCTCAATAAATGTTAATCAAAAGTTCTTAAGAAACTTATTTCCTGAAATACTAAGAAACAAAGCGCATTACGAGGCGTAATGCCTCCCGGATGCAGGCCTATCTTCTTTTCTGTTTACTTATTTCCTGAGAAATAAAAAATACAAAGTCTGACTTGCTACGCGGTCTGCTAGAGGCGCTACTGACCCTTTGCAATCAGACCATGGCTTCCAAGACATAGAAGACACCTAGTCAATGCCAGATAGTAACCGTGCTGGCTTTCTCGCTGCACTATCCCACAACGCGAACCGAATGACCCATCCCAGACACACGCAAAGGAGCACCTCACGGGTAGTTAGCAAGAAGACTACCATTTAATTGCGCTAACGCACTGATTAAATGGTAGTTATTTATCAACAGAGTTGATAAAGCATAAAATGAAGCTCTAAAACATTAATAGACAGCAGATAACAGTTAAAAATTAGCTATGCAGGACCAAAAACAACCATTGTTTTCACCGGCAGGCATTGGCC contains these protein-coding regions:
- a CDS encoding catalase family protein, encoding MSLPTTAYVRFDSGVEEIQPNEQQLIDETVESMARVNRFMFEKHRHAIRDAHAKSHGILRGELHVYPNLPAHLAQGMFRQPRVYPVIIRLSSAPGSIDSDTQSAVKGMAVKIIGVEGRKFLPDQTDEVTQDFLLVNDTIIPTGDIKSYHDMQLRQEKVFIHAPEVVTTLLTEAGTLVNQALDAVGIKKEIPLVVPPHPHNHILGETFTTLGAIRFGDYVSKISVAPLSANVQALAGEQVKITDQAGWRDLVVDFFRAQGAEYELRAQLCTDLQAMPVEDAAVDWPQDQSPYQPLGKIVIPAQEAFSPARRAFADDVLSFNPFHCLPEHLPLGSINRARIQAYETSTAYRHRMNAQPRLEPRDINELPD
- a CDS encoding ParA family protein — its product is MKIICVANQKGGIGKSTLITVLAGALAADYGYRVLVVDADSQQTLAGVRLTNDQPSVELEREAGTLAEPAFPYALESVGMGQVYDRLDEVSDDYDVVFIDVPGRSDDTAMIDVLSGANVVLVPVGASDAERLATISFMQLLQEISRLSREQGLDFQFFGVHSHRTNLKEEKDMDEFTDALGLPRLQASLRQLGCYKRLSTRYSYLNPAYRRAVGADASVEAEVRALCDELIARAQLTSELVA
- a CDS encoding RNA polymerase sigma factor, which gives rise to MPTSTYADTEQDLVQRLRGRDEAAMALFYDRYALSLFHVIHRLVRHQAAAEDVLQESMIKIWFAFAQYNPARGRLYTWALNVCKHAAIDHVRVQRGRSQRTDSLHESLEAHLLSAPGFRPEHIGVADWPGQLRPHYQCVLDLLYFGGCTQEEVAEELGLPLGTVKTRARQGLKLLVKRLQAA
- a CDS encoding sensor histidine kinase, which encodes MLHLERMKWGRIALAWLLFALFMMGLVYGQAVSRGAAVHWRTVVLSPLLHSLLWALLTPVVFALASRFDLTAGRRGLLVKLLVHVAAGVALTVGYRAVYVLMLRLLAVPGTEVSWTAIVASLNVWVPMYWMLLLAAYALEYSDRYRNRSLEAARLETQLVQAQLQALKMQLKPHFLFNALNAIAALTGDDAKAGQRMMGKLGQFLRVVLDHSDAQQVTLEQELQFTALYLEIEQIRFSDRLTLCYEVDQETRPALVPSLLLQPLVENAVRHGIARNPDGGTVCLRATRQGERLQLGVYDDGPGAPGFDGAWGIGLRNTEDRLRALHGAGASLRIDTSAGQGFTVWLDLPFITTA
- a CDS encoding LytR/AlgR family response regulator transcription factor produces the protein MEPFRALLVDDEPLARRRLAQLLGETTDFAVRGECRNGAEALAALQQGPAVDVVFLDVQMPDLSGVQVLRQLEGDGPWPLVVFVTAYDQYTLQAFETHAVDYLLKPLDEERFHECLAHLRRLLAQRRPHPAPPAEQLLVKQPGHYYFVAAEQVQYLEASGNYVTLHADGRQHQLRATLGQLESRLDPNSFLRVHRSLVVNTRYLKDLRPWTRGEYLLTLHDGTHLTSSRGYAENIQRFLKGFAL